In Leucoraja erinacea ecotype New England chromosome 15, Leri_hhj_1, whole genome shotgun sequence, the following proteins share a genomic window:
- the hmx2 gene encoding homeobox protein HMX2 translates to MSNKDDITKCPPAPISSFTIQSILGTSSKEERTGCKDNAKVNARKRCLSDSSDEELTEEGYKDRDCFCSDSGPGEPCRRHQTISYTCVNNSKGVGTAGQESTERRQQYLSQDGQIYKEEKEKNCTQTSSDRQRETDRQGNPAKKKTRTVFSRSQVYQLESTFDMKRYLSSSERACLATSLQLTETQVKTWFQNRRNKWKRQLSAELEAANMAHASAQTLVGMPLVFRDYSLLRVPVPRSIAFPAPLYYPGSNIAALPFYNLYNKIEY, encoded by the exons ATGAGCAACAAAGACGACATTACGAAGTGTCCCCCAGCCCCGATATCCAGCTTCACCATACAGTCCATCCTTGGGACCTCGTCGAAGGAAGAACGCACAGGTTGCAAAGACAATGCAAAAGTAAATGCCAGGAAGCGATGTTTGTCCGATTCCTCGGATGAAGAGTTAACCGAGGAAGGATACAAAGATCGAGACTGCTTCTGTTCCGACTCTGGCCCCGGAGAACCTTGTCGTAGACACCAGACTATCAGCTACACGTGTGTGA ATAATTCTAAAGGAGTTGGCACCGCGGGGCAGGAGAGCACGGAGAGGAGACAGCAGTACCTGTCGCAAGATGGTCAGATTTACAAGGAAGAAAAGGAGAAAAACTGCACGCAGACATCATCAGATAGACAGAGGGAGACGGACAGACAAGGGAATCCGGCCAAAAAGAAGACGCGTACGGTTTTCTCCCGGAGCCAGGTCTACCAGCTAGAATCCACGTTCGACATGAAACGTTACCTGAGCAGCTCGGAAAGAGCTTGCCTCGCCACCAGCCTCCAGCTCACAGAAACGCAGGTCAAAACCTGGTTCCAGAACCGCAGGAATAAATGGAAGCGACAGCTCTCAGCAGAACTCGAGGCGGCCAATATGGCCCACGCGTCAGCGCAGACTCTAGTCGGAATGCCTCTAGTCTTCAGAGACTACTCGCTTTTGAGGGTTCCCGTACCCAGATCAATTGCGTTCCCAGCTCCTTTGTACTATCCAGGCAGCAACATTGCAGCTCTTCCCTTCTACAATCTCTACAACAAAATTGAATACTGA